The following are from one region of the Paenibacillus sp. JZ16 genome:
- a CDS encoding carbohydrate ABC transporter permease has translation MKKQESFASKLFDVFNVLFMIVLIMVMAYPMVYVFSASISNNAMVASGAVLLWPKKITLIAYEQLIYNPDLWVSYWNTIRYTFLHTVLTLIATSAMAYPLAKRWLPGRRVILLMAAFTLLFSGGMIPTFLIVQKLGMLDTIWAIVLPSLISTWYLFIMRTFFEALPEELEDAAAIDGCGSLQILVRIVLPLSVPVMVTIGLFTAVNQWNSFFSALIYLNDREMYPLQIMMRNILIAGTNVQGEGDLTHLETLKYAMIMIGTLPILCVYPFIQKYFVQGTMIGGIKG, from the coding sequence ATGAAAAAACAGGAAAGCTTCGCCTCGAAGCTGTTTGACGTATTCAATGTCTTGTTCATGATTGTGCTGATCATGGTGATGGCCTACCCGATGGTGTACGTCTTCTCGGCTTCCATCAGCAACAATGCCATGGTTGCGAGCGGCGCGGTGCTGCTGTGGCCGAAAAAAATTACGCTCATTGCCTACGAGCAGCTCATCTATAACCCCGATCTCTGGGTGAGTTACTGGAACACGATCCGGTATACGTTCCTCCATACGGTGCTGACGCTGATTGCGACCTCCGCAATGGCCTACCCGCTTGCGAAGCGATGGCTGCCGGGTCGGAGAGTGATTCTGCTGATGGCGGCGTTCACGCTTCTCTTCAGCGGCGGCATGATTCCAACCTTCCTGATCGTTCAGAAGCTGGGGATGCTCGACACGATCTGGGCGATCGTCCTCCCTTCCCTGATCAGCACATGGTATTTGTTCATTATGCGGACATTCTTCGAGGCGCTGCCGGAGGAGCTCGAGGACGCGGCTGCCATTGACGGGTGCGGATCCCTGCAGATTCTGGTACGGATCGTGCTGCCATTATCCGTGCCCGTGATGGTCACGATCGGCCTGTTCACGGCCGTGAATCAATGGAACTCCTTCTTCAGCGCTTTGATCTATCTGAATGACCGGGAGATGTACCCGCTGCAAATCATGATGCGCAACATCCTGATCGCCGGCACGAATGTTCAGGGCGAAGGGGACCTGACGCATCTGGAGACGTTGAAATACGCCATGATCATGATCGGGACGCTGCCGATTCTGTGCGTTTATCCGTTTATCCAGAAATATTTTGTACAGGGCACGATGATTGGCGGCATTAAGGGGTAG